GTCGTCTTAAATGGAATGATTCATATTAGGATTCGGGGCAGGGGAGGAAAGGTAGCCAAATTCCTTTGCTGGGAAAACGTGTCATGACATCAGCAGCCAAGATCTGCATGACATAAATCAACAAGACGGCATGTATTAATGTTCGACTTATGACTAAATTAAAGAGTGCGGCTTGTCACTGACcaaaaaatttgtttttaattgcatgGTCACCGTCTTACTTTTCTGAGAAGTGTCTCTCAAATCACTCATCAGTTATTTCTACATACAAAGATATAAAGCTCATCAATCACCATGCATGTATTATAATAATGTAACATCATTTTTACAGATTGCCTGGGACGACAACttatatatgttttattttttcctcgcATTGACAGAAGTAGTGGTGTGCAGTCAGTTAAAGTGAATTGCACGTCTAATGGAGACTAACTAGTTAGTAttcaaacactttttaaaactcaattatttttctgaccaaccctattgaggataaagcccaaaaaataatagcagaaatATTTCAAGCTGACCCTAGCAACCTTGTTTTTAATGCATccattgtagaaaaaaaattggacaacccTGTCATAGTGCCACCTTTTCCATTGATGGCATTTTATTGAGGTGAGAAAAATTCCTGCAATGGCCAAAACATGCATTAACAtaccactgaaaaaaaacaaggttatcGTCCCCCTACCTTACTCGCTTATTAGCCTTAACTACCCCTTTGGTAATATACATCTACGTTTGGCACACAGACCTCTAATAACAAACAGCTAACAACTGGTCATTACTGAGGCTTGAGCAGGAGATTTACAAATCTTTGTCGGAGCACCATTGGACAGGTTACATCCCTTCCTTGAAAATGGTTATTCCATCACCGGTGGAGGGAGAGCTGCGTGATAAAATCTTGTGATTTATTCCTGGCGGCTGATAATTACTGGTGTGTTGTCACCTGTCAAAAATGAATGGACAGGCAGAGTACAAGTCTGTAGTCTGCGCACTCTTTACAACGCTGCAATAAATCTGAAATGTTTGTGAGGCCATAAATCGCCAGTGGGTGATCAAGGATGTGCTCTCCATGGCGGCATGGGATCAACGTTTCAAAAATGTGTCGGAGATAAAAGGTACGCTGAAGATCAGCGGGTGATTTGAAAGTTTTGTTAAGTAAAGGTGTGGAGCTGACTGACTGGTTTACAATGTGTTGGAGTGGCCGAATGTTTGAAGGCAATCTAAAgacaaaattggaaaaaaaaaacattcaatcgcAAATTAtactctagaaaaaaaaattgtattaagTAACCCGATTTTTAAAGTGATTATAATTTAATACTATGGTTTGCtctgttgtttttaatgtattgctgtttttaagtgttttatttttatccccCCAACCCAGAGATTTACTTCTCAGATATGAAATATGCTcagaaaaacaaagtattcatatatttaaaaaaaaaaaattaagacattTGTGAGGTGGAGGGTTAAATGGCCATTATCAATTTCATTATATTTCGGAGTAAGGAGGTATTGGAAGATAGATTGCCCCAGCCGGCAGCAATAGCAAGTTCTAATTGTAAAGTATTTGGTCTTGTTTTTCCCTTCTTTGAAGTTTAGGCTTTGCTCTTGTCCCCGAGGTGCTGCCCAAGCCTGATTTATGAGGATGGTTTCCAGGGAAGCTACTCTAAATTACATAGCCCCTTAAACCAGGGCACAGAGAAGGTCAAGTCGTCAGTCGTGAGACATCTAATTGTAAGAAAAATTTAACCCGCGTTAGATAAGAAGTTTTCAAAACGCAGAAACAACGGGTACGCTCGGACCACTAGGCGATATTGCCAAAAAGTCGAAGGATTTCCAAGCATACTAGTACGTTTTGAATGCTAACAAGTGTTGAAACTTGTAAAGGATGTGAGGGAGAGTCAGAGGAGGTGACAGTGCCATTTGGCTGGAGGGTACTCATAAACACGGTGAGGGAGAGAGTGCACCATTCCTCACAGGTGACTGTATCATGTGACTTCAGGAGCTTTAAAAAGCAAGTCAACGCATCCTGTGGAAGCACAAGTGAGTACAAGGCATTGGTGGAAACTTGGGTGGGAGCAAAAAGTAAGCCGTGGCCCCGCACGTCGCGTGGCGTCCACTTTTTCACTCTCGCAACGCCAACGAAAGTCACAATGAGCTGCAGCAGCCTTGCCGAGTCAGAGTTTTCAGAGGAAGAGTCGGAGCTGTCCGCGCTCGTCCAAGGAAAGGACGAAGGTAGTCCACAGACATGCTTTCCAGACAGCGAGAGCTCAACCAGCAGCACCGGCGACCCGGAGGAGGGTCAAAGCAAAAAACGCAACAGGCCCGTTCGTTCCAAAGCCCGACGGGTGGCGGCCAACGTCCGCGAGCGGAAACGCATCCTGGACTACAACCAAGCCTTCAACGCTCTACGAGTGGCTCTGAATCACGACTTGAGTGGGAAACGGCTCTCTAAGATCGCCACCTTGCAAAGAGCCATCAATCGCATCTCTGCTCTTTCCGTGTTCCTCAGCGCAAACCCGGCCGGCAAGGCCTGCACGCACCGAGAGTGCCACGGGTCATCGGCGGCTTCTCACCTAGAGGTGAGCAAAGGTCATCTGGAATGTCAAAATTACCCTCCCTGGTACGCATCCTTCCCTCATCAACAGATGCGAGCAGAAGAGGCGCCTCCCGTGCACGGACGGCCAACGGATTCGCACGTCTATGTGGATAACGGCGCCTCGTCGTGCCCCCCTTCGCCACACTACCCTTGTTATCCCACAGAGGGACAGCTTTATGCCTCACGCAGCGGCCCGCGTGACCATCCACCCAGCCCAATGCGTTACTCTCAGGTGGCTGACGGCTCGGGGTACCAGTCTGCAAGGTTTGGATCCTGTAACCAAGGCTACATGGACACTTTTGTGGAAGCCTCTCCAGCCTGGCAGGTGAACTATTTTCAGAAGCATGAGCACAGCGGCCTTTATTCCGGCACAGACATACTTTAATAGGAAAGACCTCTGGGGAAGGGtctgatgaatatttttgcttGTTTCTAGTGATAATATCAATTGACTTTTATAATACACTCTAGGCCAATGGTGGCATTATCCATATTGGGAAAAaggaaattgttttttgttgttgttgatgaaaTCTAAACATATGTtgattgttcatattgtaaaatAATGCTTTACTCTGGAAAAATAGCCATTGTCAATGACTTTGCAGTGTAAAAAAGCTGAATGACTTAAATGTTGTAGCTTGATCTTTCCATTTTCATAAGAGATGCATAATTACCTATGTGCTTACTGTTGTGCAACAAAAAGTAAGttattcaatgtattttcttcaaaaaaagatatttatttttacttggcATACTAGTCATGACTGTATAtttgcaaagacatttttatacatttcctAATTAAATTGTCAAATGACATTATTCCCCTTACCCTTATTGGCTCGTTTTGACTTTTGATACactgtttttaaaatatctaagtatgcACGTCCATGTGTGCAAGTACTGCATGTGCATTTATGTGTGAGTGCTTGTTAGAGTATAGCCTAAGGTCGACAACCTTTAGAATTCTGTGACTGTGATGACAGAGGTCCTCCACTCACTTGAAAAATGTCCCCGCAAGTCCATTCTTGTCATTTTTCCAGGCGACAAAACGTTGAAAAATGATCAAcgcatgaaaaaaatcaaatctcatTACGTCAATTCTTATCTTTGCTGATTTCAGTCAAAGCAACTCTTTCGAAAATCCTAAAATTCAGGGATTATGAGCATGAGTCGGTCAGCTGGTGGATCAAAAAAGGGACAAATTAAAAGCCATAGTGGCTTATGTTAGTAAACAAAAACCTTCCCTCCCTTGCCAAATAGCATGTCATGAAAAACAGCTCTAATATTACATTATTGGAGGGAGTTCACAGACAGATTTATGTGGGTTCAGGAAGGAAGACTGCGCCCCCTCATCAGTGTGGTGAAATCCCCTGTTGGAGCAGCACTGGCCCGAAGGTAcaaatgcaagtttttttttctgttttcaagaTCCTAAAAGGTCTCTCAACAAAGGCCCTGGGGAGAAATGAAGCAGCAATCCTATTGGTGTGGCAATTACCAGTCCGGAAGGAAAGGGAATTTCGGACAAAGAGATCAACAGTCAGGTGGGAGTAAAATAAGAGAAAGAGGACATGTGAAAGAAGAGTAACGCCACTTCAGTTTTGGCATATTGTGAGCAGACGTGAATCAATGGAAAAGTTTGAGTCACCAGCGCGAGACGATGGCGGCTGACAGGCCTCAATGACAGCATGTCTTGATATACTCCTTTCTTGGCAGAACCTAGTATCAggcactatttttttatataatcctGGGAGGGTATCTTGAATAGAAAATTAAGTGgtgtttaagaaaataaatctgGATGATTTGGATCAGTGTGACCTTGTTATCATTGTACATTCCTATATAGAAATAAATCCTAATCTCACCAAGTTATTCAATCAAGGGATTTCCTTATTTTAGGTTTTCTTTCCGCAAAAGCTCTGAAATGTGACATTTGAATTTAGGAAATGATTATATTGTTGACATCATTTGCATGAGTCCAATTTCAGAGAAAAATGACCTTAACATTATCCCTACTTTAGAACAGTGTTTGTCTACTCCACCTGCTGAGTTTGCAGACAATATTCTTGCAGGTTCATTTAATAATGCATGAGTCACCTGACAAATTACCTCACCGAACCCACCACCTCACCAAAAATGAATGGAGTGTGTTAGTAATGCACGTGTTTCttagacggaaaaaaaaaaacaagctaacaTGACAGAAATGATGCAAAGACTTCTGACTAAAAGTGCACGTTGATATATTATACATAATCCACACAAACTACAATATGATGTCATGATTTACTACAGTAGATGATCTAATGTAGAGAATTAAGAAAGAAATCAacctcatttttttacattggactTTTCCCTTTATTGTTTCTAGTAGTCTTCAATCATGTgtcattaatttgttttttccctTCTCAAGGAAGTGTTCAACATAATTTTATCATTTGTCATGGCAGTAGACTTGTTATTATGGAAAAGCCTCATCCCAGTAAATGTTAAAGTGGTGTCTCTGCCATTTTCCAACTAATGAAACAAGATGTAGCTTGTTTTATTGATGTTTGGAGCCAAAGAGGGGTGAGCAGTATCATGACTTAAACACGAGATGGAGACACTGGACTATAACCAGAATTCAGTTGCATTTACTCtccaaaaaggggaaaataataatttaatttcctAGTTGTTTCCACAGTCTTACAGTTTTACTTTAACAAAATAGGTGAACTTTGCTATCGGAGGGTCGAAGGCCACCACAAAGTATTTAAAGTAACAGTGCCTGACCTTTTATTGCGCTACGGTTGAAGCGAAtgaatttatattatattttataggaAGACGGGTAATAAAGCGAccgcagggggaaaaaaaaagactattagaTAAGTTGGGAGGTTAAtcattctgtgtgtgtgtgtgtgtgtgtgtgtgtgtgtgtgtgtgtgtgtgtgtgtgtgtttttacccAAAACCTAAATAAATTAGGTTCGCATTTTAGAGATATaagtacatggaaaaaaatcattatcagcaatgtattttaaataaacaaaaaatatagtcTAGAATAAACCAAATGTCTGTCTTGCACTTTAATAAAACTGTCAGTGAATCCTCATTTTTGAAAAGCCATAATGAATTGTTTGTTGTGGCAAtgctgctttgtttttgttattttaattggATTAGAATTGCTATTTATGTTTAGAAttgtagagtattttttttatttatttttttgctgggtACTGGTGCCCGTTCAATTAAATGAGCCATTTTACAGTGTAATTGAATTCTTTCTTCCAGTTAAGCCTTATTAAGTTCAATTCATTGTCATGCTTGGTAGCACCTCGACTTTAACGCCTGAAGAACAGCAGAGAGGCTCAATCACTTAATGGTAGTAAATTAGTTAGCAGAATGGCTCTAAATAATTGTTAGAAAGAAATTGTTCAATTCAAAGCCTATTTGTCAACCTGTACAAGATCCCATTCCGGGAATATAAAACAACACCTTGTTAAATCATTGGACAACTACTCACACTGAtcaattatttacttttttgcgAGTTCTTCCTTTAATTAGCCTATATTTTCAATTCAATACAGCTccaaataaatgtgaaattaataGGAAATATAATTAAACTTGAATGATCAGATTAAtgaggaatgtttttttatgtccttAATCTCAGTTGCATCATAAACTactatctttctttttttagtttgtcaTACTAACTGTtttggtgagtggttagcaagtcCGGCCGGCTCACAGTCCGaaaatcgagggttcaatccctttGGATGCTCCTGTCAGTCTCcctatgccctgtgattggctgacaagCTACAGCACACCCGCGAACGACCCTAGTGAAGAGAAACAGCTCGGAAGACGAGGGAATAAATGAAGATGCAAAGCAGCAGACGTTTTTTTCACAACCCGGGTTATTAGATAAGTGTGGTTTCTCCTGGCAACCTagatttttatacacttttgtacaattgtatttaaatattcatcCCCTGGGTTTAATAGCTAAGCCGAAAGGAAAATTTCATCAAAGTTATGTCATTAGTCATAGATAAAGATACATTATATGTTAGGCTTACTTGTCCTCAAGGGTTTCGCTGTAGTTTCCTCTCAtggagattttcttttttttcttccttcagtTTCACTGTGGCTTGTGATTTAACCAATTCTTCTTTGTTGTATTGGCAACTAGACAGATGAGGCAATGACTAAAATAGAACAAATAACAGGTATTCAAGCTTAACTGGTAAAAACTAAATGGATCCatatgtatattgtattttgcTTTAAATTGATTACATATTTGGAAGTATGTTTTGccacgttcaatccatttttttgtcaataaattgATTATTTAAGCACACTTACTAAAACCAGACCTAAAATGAGACAATTGCCATTATTGATATTGAGAAATGGAAAGTCTGTATGGGGgggggcagggggggggggggggataagcATTAGACAAGTGTGCAGAGGCATCAAAGTGGCATCTGATAATTAATTAGtgcagggcaaaaaaaaacagttttcggACGGATTAAACACAACTTCCTCCAATCTGTTGTTTGTTATCCATTACTTCAtctcaaatattaatattttaattgtcgCTGTTGATTTGTTATTGCATGATGTCGCCCTAATCAGGTGTGCAGGGTTATTTTCTAATGCAAATATGATCCAATGCCTAGTGTAGCAAGCAGTTGGCTATCTGTTTTCATTTGCAGCTGCCTTTTCATGAGCATTGAATAACATTTGGAAGAGGCGAGTGTACTCTGCTTTGAATATCTTGCATACCTTTTAAAAGGGGGTGGCTCAAAATAGGGGCGTTATTCTAAAATAAGTACCAAAGGGGCTTCTGATCCTCCCCTTGAGTGCCCCATTAACTGAAAGACTTGTGTGCTGTTCCTAGCCATTACTACCATGTGCGTCATTACCCTTGTGTGAACTACAATTTTTCTGACTGCATGTTAAGTAGAAATAATGGTGCTTAGAGGACCCTCTATTCATGACAGCCTTCAGGATATTGCATTCATCTTTTTAAGAAGCACTGAATCCTAAAGCTCATGTAAAAGGTGTGAGTGCTTTAGAGTCATGGTTCTTCATAGCTACATAATGCAGC
This portion of the Stigmatopora nigra isolate UIUO_SnigA chromosome 19, RoL_Snig_1.1, whole genome shotgun sequence genome encodes:
- the bhlha9 gene encoding class A basic helix-loop-helix protein 9; the encoded protein is MSCSSLAESEFSEEESELSALVQGKDEGSPQTCFPDSESSTSSTGDPEEGQSKKRNRPVRSKARRVAANVRERKRILDYNQAFNALRVALNHDLSGKRLSKIATLQRAINRISALSVFLSANPAGKACTHRECHGSSAASHLEVSKGHLECQNYPPWYASFPHQQMRAEEAPPVHGRPTDSHVYVDNGASSCPPSPHYPCYPTEGQLYASRSGPRDHPPSPMRYSQVADGSGYQSARFGSCNQGYMDTFVEASPAWQVNYFQKHEHSGLYSGTDIL